The proteins below are encoded in one region of Methanobacterium sp.:
- a CDS encoding DUF2142 domain-containing protein → MSMISKFRDINPHTAFLIIGLIYGIGFLFATPAFQVPDEYEHFYRAIYVSEGHIVPEKLGDKSGVYVPESVRITSLIVSDEWYSFIENRDKMNLTSLFYVPFKSKYLVFEDISRIAVVTYSPVPYIVSGFAISLGKLFNLSPIFLMYLGRLANLLAWVLLTYYAIKITPVHKWVFFMISFIPVTLFEVASLSADSFMLGLSFLVIAVFFNIALDDYKKKINLKDIYILFIILLLLALSKQVYFILLFLVFLIPLEKFGSRKKMIIVSAFLFSSILLITGLWSFLVKDLYVPIVPQISVLGQILYILGDPFRFPFVVLNTFLQLGLSYQILFVGNFVLDIPLPVWWIGIYLFTILPVSLLDKCDVEVRFKHKLISFIIFIMTSILLCAFVYFSWTPVGQNTIDGIQGRYFIPVLPLLFILFYKWSYLKDFDKKIPSIVRNNLNLIITGYVFIYLSITLLIFIIRYHI, encoded by the coding sequence ATGTCGATGATAAGTAAATTCAGAGATATAAACCCTCATACTGCTTTTCTTATCATAGGATTGATTTATGGGATTGGTTTTCTTTTTGCCACCCCTGCATTTCAGGTTCCCGACGAATATGAACATTTTTACCGGGCGATATATGTAAGTGAAGGCCATATAGTTCCTGAGAAATTGGGAGATAAATCAGGAGTATATGTACCTGAAAGTGTTCGAATAACATCTCTAATTGTTTCTGATGAATGGTATTCTTTTATTGAGAATAGGGATAAGATGAACTTAACATCTCTTTTTTATGTTCCATTTAAGAGTAAATACCTGGTTTTTGAAGACATATCACGGATAGCTGTGGTTACATATTCACCTGTCCCTTATATAGTGTCTGGATTTGCCATTAGCCTTGGAAAACTGTTTAATTTATCTCCAATATTCTTAATGTATTTAGGGAGGTTAGCAAACTTACTAGCATGGGTTTTATTAACATACTATGCTATAAAAATCACTCCTGTCCATAAATGGGTTTTCTTTATGATTTCATTTATTCCAGTAACGTTATTTGAGGTCGCTTCTCTTTCAGCAGATAGTTTTATGCTTGGTTTATCTTTTTTAGTTATTGCAGTTTTTTTTAATATTGCACTGGACGATTATAAAAAGAAAATCAATTTAAAGGATATATACATCTTATTTATAATTTTACTGCTTTTAGCATTATCTAAACAGGTTTATTTTATTTTATTGTTCCTGGTATTTCTTATTCCTTTAGAAAAATTTGGTAGCAGGAAAAAAATGATTATTGTAAGCGCATTTTTATTTTCATCTATATTATTGATTACTGGATTATGGAGTTTTCTTGTTAAAGACCTTTATGTCCCTATAGTGCCCCAGATATCCGTTTTAGGTCAGATTTTATATATTTTAGGCGATCCTTTTAGATTTCCTTTTGTTGTATTAAACACATTTCTGCAGCTTGGTCTTTCTTATCAGATTTTGTTTGTAGGTAACTTTGTGCTGGATATTCCCCTCCCGGTTTGGTGGATAGGTATATATCTCTTTACCATACTTCCTGTATCGTTATTAGATAAATGCGATGTCGAAGTAAGATTTAAACATAAATTGATATCTTTTATTATTTTTATTATGACTTCCATACTTTTATGCGCTTTTGTATATTTTTCATGGACTCCTGTAGGGCAGAATACTATTGATGGTATTCAGGGTAGATATTTTATCCCGGTACTGCCCCTGCTGTTTATTTTATTTTATAAATGGAGCTATTTGAAAGACTTTGACAAAAAAATCCCCTCAATTGTTAGAAATAATTTAAATTTAATAATCACGGGCTATGTCTTTATTTATCTGTCAATCACCCTCTTAATTTTCATAATAAGATACCATATTTAA
- a CDS encoding GtrA family protein — MSNEKTIDKLIKNQTDKTHIQFFRYIFVGGAAFVVDFVSLYAFTDIFGVYYLISAALAFIIGLMANYALSVTWVFNSRTLNNMWSEFTVFAIIGVVGLGLNEIFIWLFTDYVDMYYLLSKIIAAALILFWNFSARKITLFR; from the coding sequence ATGTCCAACGAAAAAACCATAGATAAATTGATAAAAAATCAAACTGATAAGACCCACATCCAGTTTTTTCGCTATATTTTTGTTGGAGGAGCAGCATTTGTAGTTGATTTTGTGTCACTATATGCATTTACAGACATATTTGGCGTATATTACCTTATTTCTGCTGCATTGGCCTTCATAATAGGTTTAATGGCAAATTATGCATTAAGTGTCACCTGGGTATTCAATAGCCGTACATTAAATAATATGTGGTCTGAATTTACGGTTTTTGCCATAATTGGAGTGGTAGGATTAGGTTTAAATGAAATATTTATCTGGTTATTTACTGATTATGTAGACATGTATTATCTTCTTTCAAAAATCATTGCTGCTGCATTAATCTTATTCTGGAATTTCTCTGCAAGAAAAATTACTTTATTTAGATAA